Proteins from one Faecalibacterium sp. I3-3-33 genomic window:
- a CDS encoding CinA family protein, whose amino-acid sequence MTNKEERSAGCVLRLFGVPEQTVQKAVAALPDTWQGTVHCRTRGAETLVALQSSIPQQLHRAVQLLRTSLAPALYGEGEQTLAAAAVQALEQHRKLLVCSDAAAGTLLETRLENLPGAEKVFDFGAMSYANAALTARLSRKLRKAPQAEPARTLARVQVMQRLTGAALAVGCAELPQSRLLLVGGKKGCWLRCVSPDENPGLWLLDMLRRAACGLPQAGGTNWQPYGRAVPDAALTPAALAAAPPAPPRPKRRRLGRVLAVLLLLALAALAAGWYYTGGDLAALPQKLQSLGAESLPHAGARLV is encoded by the coding sequence ATGACAAATAAGGAAGAGCGCTCGGCAGGCTGCGTGCTGCGGCTGTTCGGTGTGCCGGAGCAGACCGTGCAAAAGGCGGTGGCAGCCCTGCCGGACACTTGGCAGGGCACGGTGCACTGCCGCACCCGGGGTGCGGAAACGCTGGTGGCGCTGCAAAGCAGCATCCCGCAGCAACTGCACCGGGCGGTACAGCTGCTGCGGACAAGCCTTGCCCCGGCGCTGTACGGGGAAGGAGAGCAGACTCTTGCCGCTGCCGCAGTGCAGGCACTGGAGCAGCACCGTAAGCTTTTGGTGTGCAGCGATGCCGCCGCCGGGACGCTGCTGGAGACCCGGCTGGAGAACCTTCCCGGCGCGGAAAAGGTGTTCGATTTTGGCGCTATGAGCTACGCCAACGCCGCGCTTACCGCCCGGCTCAGCCGGAAGCTGCGCAAAGCCCCGCAGGCAGAGCCTGCCCGCACACTGGCGCGGGTGCAGGTCATGCAGCGGCTGACCGGCGCCGCGCTGGCGGTGGGCTGTGCGGAGCTGCCCCAAAGTCGCCTGCTGCTGGTGGGCGGCAAAAAGGGCTGCTGGCTGCGGTGCGTATCGCCGGACGAGAACCCCGGATTGTGGCTGCTGGATATGCTGCGCCGCGCAGCCTGCGGTCTGCCGCAGGCTGGGGGCACAAACTGGCAGCCTTACGGCAGAGCCGTGCCGGATGCAGCCCTGACCCCTGCCGCCCTCGCGGCGGCACCGCCCGCGCCGCCGCGCCCGAAGCGCCGCAGGCTGGGCAGGGTGCTGGCGGTGCTTCTGCTGCTGGCACTGGCAGCGCTGGCTGCCGGGTGGTACTATACCGGCGGCGATCTTGCCGCCCTGCCCCAAAAGCTGCAAAGCCTTGGCGCAGAAAGCCTGCCCCACGCCGGGGCAAGGCTGGTGTGA
- a CDS encoding FAD-dependent oxidoreductase, whose product MEKISRKGFLKIAAAAAMSGVTAAGLAACNAASSASGVSSATGIYTPGTYTATAKGMSEITATVTFDANTITKVELDLSGETESIGGAAKDKLIEQIMNAQTSQIDGVTGATVTSKAVQNAVADCIQQASGGAINPAQQSTEETSSTADWLGEEPEIAESDIKQTVDCEVLVVGAGSSGTFAAAAAAEAGAKTILIEKFGHDMASGIRDTLAACGSKQQQEDGDDVSKKDAVRYLCNWSQGYTRRSLAQVWADKSGETMDWFTDVLAESGIDFRHEIDEKHEGDNYEVLDVGHSTQYGDEYSEQLTMDAVLKHAEADGLEVQYEITMVKLEKDGDRVTGLIAKNANDEYVRYNASKGVILACGGYSGNDVMMNALQPQSVEQTCINYSKPGAKGDGIKACLWAGAIMDTTHTSMIFDRGAIKPDQTGEYGKASDGALFWMGSQPFLKVNLNGERFMNEYMPYDLVLHAAASQPYHTYCTVWDSKYAEDCEKFATHGCSRLYPHVNGTNPVFPMDYVQAMNADLQDQGYIVEANTIEELADKLGLPKETFTATVDHYNELAAKGEDEDYGKESYRLSTLSEAPFYGVRQAGGYLICTMDGIQIDDNMHAIDHDFKAIPGLYVIGDMSGNYFSGSYPSLMAGAAAGRSATFGRLAGQNAAAGI is encoded by the coding sequence ATGGAAAAGATCTCCCGTAAAGGATTTCTGAAGATCGCAGCAGCAGCTGCCATGAGCGGTGTCACCGCTGCCGGTCTGGCTGCCTGCAATGCAGCCAGTAGCGCCTCCGGCGTTTCCAGTGCAACCGGTATCTACACCCCCGGCACCTACACCGCTACTGCCAAGGGCATGAGCGAGATCACCGCCACTGTCACCTTTGATGCCAACACCATCACCAAGGTGGAGCTGGATCTCTCCGGCGAGACCGAGAGCATCGGCGGCGCTGCCAAGGACAAGCTCATTGAGCAGATCATGAACGCCCAGACCAGCCAGATCGACGGCGTGACCGGTGCCACCGTCACCAGCAAGGCCGTGCAGAACGCTGTGGCAGACTGCATCCAGCAGGCCAGCGGCGGTGCCATCAATCCTGCACAGCAGTCCACCGAGGAGACCTCCTCTACCGCCGACTGGCTGGGCGAGGAGCCGGAGATCGCAGAGAGCGATATCAAGCAGACCGTGGACTGCGAGGTTCTGGTGGTGGGTGCCGGTTCTTCCGGTACCTTTGCCGCCGCCGCTGCCGCCGAGGCGGGCGCCAAGACCATCCTCATCGAGAAGTTCGGTCACGACATGGCCAGCGGCATCCGGGATACGCTGGCAGCCTGCGGCTCCAAGCAGCAGCAGGAGGACGGCGACGACGTGAGCAAGAAGGACGCCGTGCGCTACCTGTGCAACTGGAGTCAGGGCTACACCCGCCGCAGTCTGGCACAGGTCTGGGCCGATAAGAGCGGCGAGACGATGGACTGGTTCACGGATGTTCTGGCCGAAAGCGGCATCGATTTCCGCCACGAGATCGACGAAAAGCACGAGGGCGACAATTACGAGGTTCTGGATGTCGGCCACAGCACCCAGTACGGCGATGAATACAGTGAGCAGCTGACCATGGATGCCGTGCTGAAGCACGCCGAGGCAGACGGCCTTGAAGTGCAGTACGAGATCACCATGGTCAAGCTGGAAAAGGATGGCGACCGCGTCACCGGCCTGATTGCCAAGAATGCCAACGATGAATATGTGCGCTACAACGCTTCTAAGGGCGTGATCCTCGCCTGCGGCGGTTACAGCGGAAACGACGTCATGATGAACGCCCTGCAGCCCCAGAGCGTGGAGCAGACCTGCATCAACTACTCCAAGCCCGGCGCAAAGGGCGACGGCATCAAGGCGTGCCTGTGGGCAGGTGCCATCATGGATACCACTCACACCTCCATGATCTTCGACCGCGGTGCCATCAAGCCGGACCAGACCGGCGAGTACGGCAAGGCCAGCGATGGCGCGCTGTTCTGGATGGGCAGCCAGCCGTTCCTGAAGGTGAACCTGAACGGTGAGCGTTTCATGAACGAGTATATGCCCTACGATCTGGTGCTGCACGCTGCCGCCAGCCAGCCCTACCACACCTACTGCACCGTGTGGGACAGCAAGTATGCCGAGGACTGCGAAAAGTTTGCTACCCACGGCTGCAGCCGTCTGTACCCCCATGTCAACGGCACCAACCCGGTGTTCCCCATGGACTATGTGCAGGCAATGAACGCCGACCTGCAGGATCAGGGCTACATTGTGGAGGCCAATACCATCGAGGAGCTGGCCGACAAGCTGGGTCTGCCGAAGGAGACCTTTACCGCTACGGTGGACCATTACAATGAGCTGGCCGCCAAGGGCGAGGACGAGGACTACGGCAAGGAGAGCTACCGCCTCTCCACCCTGAGCGAGGCACCCTTCTACGGCGTTCGTCAGGCAGGTGGCTACCTGATCTGCACCATGGACGGCATCCAGATCGACGACAATATGCACGCCATCGACCACGACTTCAAGGCCATCCCCGGTCTGTACGTCATCGGCGATATGAGCGGCAACTACTTCTCCGGCAGCTATCCCAGCCTGATGGCAGGTGCCGCCGCAGGCCGCAGTGCCACCTTTGGCCGCCTTGCCGGTCAGAACGCGGCCGCAGGCATCTGA
- a CDS encoding competence/damage-inducible protein A, whose protein sequence is MTAEIISVGTELLLGNILNTNAQYLSRELAALGITVRRQSTIGDNHGRLADFVNDAKQRCDLLVFTGGLGPTADDLTKETVAACFGDTLTFDPDEWQKIVDFFTRTGRETTPNNRKQAMVPTHGHKVVNHHGTAPGAWFEQDGHCAVLMPGVPHEMKAMWEESVRPLLLARQSCALHSLTLRVLGGESNLEYRVRALLENQNPTAAIYCKTGECEIRITARAQNDTEAQTMCRAYAKKFYDLLGDAVYDEDVAGLEETVVHTLQANGLTIATAESCTGGMIAQRLTNVSGASEVFGYGFVTYWEQAKAKLVGVDPAVIAQYNVVSAPVAAQMALGAAKAAGADIAVSVTGLAGPGGGDAVRPVGTVYLGAARGDRVYVKKLFVSRPDRALIRARAAQTALEMALRLAQGKTPAGTQVLAESAQHDPAALTALDETLRAE, encoded by the coding sequence ATGACAGCAGAGATCATCAGTGTGGGTACCGAGTTGCTGCTCGGCAACATTCTTAACACCAATGCCCAGTACCTCAGCCGGGAGCTGGCTGCGCTGGGCATCACCGTCCGGCGGCAGAGCACCATCGGCGATAACCATGGACGTCTGGCAGATTTTGTCAACGATGCAAAACAGCGGTGCGACCTGCTGGTGTTCACCGGCGGGCTGGGCCCCACGGCAGACGACCTGACCAAGGAGACGGTGGCTGCCTGCTTTGGCGACACCCTTACCTTTGACCCGGACGAGTGGCAGAAGATCGTGGACTTCTTTACCCGCACTGGGCGCGAGACCACCCCCAACAACCGCAAGCAGGCCATGGTGCCGACGCACGGGCATAAGGTGGTCAACCACCACGGCACCGCGCCGGGCGCATGGTTCGAGCAGGACGGCCACTGCGCCGTACTGATGCCCGGCGTGCCCCACGAGATGAAGGCCATGTGGGAGGAAAGCGTGCGCCCGCTGCTGCTGGCGCGGCAGAGCTGCGCCCTGCACAGCCTGACGCTGCGGGTGCTGGGCGGCGAGAGCAATCTGGAATACCGGGTGCGCGCGCTGCTGGAAAACCAGAACCCCACCGCCGCCATCTACTGCAAGACCGGCGAGTGCGAGATCCGCATCACCGCCCGGGCGCAGAACGACACCGAAGCACAGACGATGTGCCGCGCCTACGCCAAAAAGTTCTATGATCTGCTGGGCGATGCGGTGTATGATGAGGATGTCGCCGGACTGGAAGAGACGGTGGTGCATACGTTGCAGGCTAACGGCCTGACCATTGCCACCGCCGAAAGCTGCACCGGCGGCATGATCGCCCAGCGCCTGACCAACGTGTCCGGCGCAAGCGAGGTGTTCGGCTACGGCTTTGTGACCTACTGGGAGCAGGCCAAGGCGAAGCTTGTCGGGGTGGACCCGGCGGTCATTGCGCAATATAATGTGGTGTCGGCTCCCGTGGCGGCGCAGATGGCGCTGGGTGCGGCAAAGGCTGCCGGTGCGGATATCGCGGTCAGCGTTACCGGTCTGGCAGGTCCCGGCGGCGGCGACGCCGTCCGGCCTGTGGGCACGGTGTATCTGGGCGCTGCCCGGGGAGACAGGGTCTATGTGAAAAAGCTGTTCGTCTCCCGCCCGGACCGTGCGCTCATCCGCGCCCGCGCCGCACAGACCGCGCTGGAAATGGCGCTGCGGCTGGCACAGGGCAAGACCCCGGCCGGTACGCAGGTGCTGGCCGAAAGCGCACAGCATGACCCCGCCGCCCTGACCGCCTTGGACGAGACCTTGCGGGCAGAGTAA
- a CDS encoding TrkH family potassium uptake protein, giving the protein MEKIKNIRKKLRHQRSVRRRKLGLSTPTQIICVSFIIVIALGTLLLTLPIASRHGRLDVLDAMFTATSATCVTGLVVRDTWTQFTWFGQAVVLLLIQVGGLGLVTLTSFFALAMRRRMGFRDLRLLGESVSADGYDQAKSVLKIVVGLAAMFEGIGILLLLFAFVPQFGLEGVWISVFTAISAFCNAGFDLFGRFGAYSSLVPYVNNYYVQAVIIFMIISGGLGFMVWVELCQWYQKRRLSLHAKVVLSFSVILWLGGALGLGLMEWNNPATMGGLSVPGKVMASLFQSVSTRTAGMNTVDLASCGTLSKLLMSVLQFIGAAPGSTGGGVKVTTFAVIILTIRSVAQGRDDCVIADHHIESKTVYRALTIIVLGAAAVIGSAIVVYYNTSDAVSVVDAIFESCSAFGTVGLSVGVTSQLNNGAKILYMLVMFMGRVGPVAFAMSLTAKPDDNKRKIMPVGHINVG; this is encoded by the coding sequence ATGGAAAAGATAAAAAATATCCGCAAAAAGCTGCGGCACCAGAGGTCGGTCCGGCGAAGAAAGCTGGGACTGAGCACCCCGACCCAGATCATCTGCGTCAGCTTTATCATCGTGATCGCGCTGGGCACGCTCCTGCTCACCCTGCCCATTGCCAGCAGGCACGGGCGGCTGGATGTGCTCGATGCCATGTTTACAGCCACCAGCGCCACCTGCGTGACCGGTCTGGTGGTGCGGGATACATGGACGCAGTTCACATGGTTCGGGCAGGCGGTGGTGCTGCTGCTCATTCAGGTGGGCGGCCTTGGCCTTGTTACTCTTACCAGCTTTTTTGCGCTGGCCATGCGCCGGCGCATGGGCTTCCGGGATCTGCGGCTGCTGGGCGAGAGCGTCTCTGCAGACGGCTACGATCAGGCCAAAAGCGTGCTGAAGATCGTGGTAGGGCTGGCAGCAATGTTTGAGGGCATCGGCATTCTGCTGCTGCTGTTCGCCTTTGTGCCGCAGTTCGGGCTGGAGGGTGTCTGGATCAGCGTGTTCACCGCCATTTCGGCTTTCTGCAATGCGGGCTTTGACCTGTTCGGACGGTTCGGGGCGTACTCCTCGCTGGTGCCCTATGTCAACAACTACTATGTGCAGGCGGTGATCATATTCATGATCATCTCCGGCGGTCTGGGCTTTATGGTCTGGGTGGAGCTGTGCCAGTGGTACCAGAAGCGCCGCCTGTCCCTGCACGCCAAGGTGGTGCTGTCCTTCTCGGTGATCTTGTGGCTGGGCGGCGCGCTGGGGCTGGGACTGATGGAATGGAACAATCCCGCCACGATGGGCGGACTGTCGGTGCCCGGCAAGGTGATGGCTTCGCTGTTCCAGTCGGTATCCACCCGTACCGCCGGCATGAACACCGTGGACCTGGCCTCCTGCGGCACCCTGAGTAAGCTGCTTATGAGCGTGCTGCAATTCATCGGCGCAGCGCCCGGCTCTACCGGCGGCGGTGTGAAGGTGACCACCTTCGCGGTCATCATCCTGACCATCCGCAGCGTGGCGCAGGGGCGCGACGACTGCGTGATTGCGGACCATCATATCGAGTCCAAGACCGTTTACCGTGCGCTGACCATTATCGTGCTGGGCGCGGCGGCAGTGATCGGCTCGGCCATCGTGGTGTACTACAACACCTCGGACGCAGTGTCGGTGGTGGACGCCATCTTCGAGTCCTGCTCGGCCTTTGGCACGGTGGGACTTTCCGTGGGCGTGACCAGCCAGCTGAACAACGGGGCAAAGATCCTGTATATGCTGGTCATGTTCATGGGTCGTGTGGGCCCGGTGGCCTTTGCCATGAGCCTGACCGCCAAACCGGACGACAACAAGCGCAAGATCATGCCGGTGGGGCATATCAACGTAGGTTAA
- a CDS encoding LysR family transcriptional regulator, with the protein MTIQQLRYFLALCEDLNYTHTAGRMYLSRQALRLSIAALEEELCGKLFVNNRNHLALTEKGERFRAQAAPVVQQFDALCQQAYLDIQSAPLRLGISVALVPDYLPNLGEVLEAFRRQYPGIPLELASLSNDEVPVQLQNGALDAGLVMDLGGCAAGLARTALSQHTTAVMVSRSSPFWERTHITPAELDRQTLLVPGFAPDALAPLWQALQESGAHPQLELVEQFYQVLYRTQEQNCVSLNRFEEAPHYQMANVRDVVLDGLPPICAGFLRPQKRHNACAELLCRFLQERLKF; encoded by the coding sequence ATGACCATTCAGCAGCTGCGCTATTTTCTGGCATTGTGCGAAGATTTGAATTACACCCACACCGCCGGGCGGATGTATCTGTCCCGGCAGGCCTTGCGGCTGAGCATTGCCGCACTGGAAGAAGAGCTTTGCGGCAAGCTGTTTGTCAACAACCGCAATCATCTGGCTCTTACTGAAAAGGGTGAGCGGTTCCGGGCACAGGCTGCGCCGGTGGTGCAGCAGTTCGATGCCCTGTGCCAGCAGGCATATCTGGATATCCAGTCTGCACCACTGCGGCTGGGCATCAGCGTGGCTCTGGTGCCGGACTATCTGCCCAATCTGGGGGAGGTGCTGGAGGCGTTCCGGCGGCAGTATCCCGGCATCCCCTTGGAGCTTGCTTCCCTGTCCAACGATGAAGTGCCGGTGCAGCTGCAAAACGGCGCACTGGATGCCGGGCTGGTGATGGACCTAGGCGGCTGTGCCGCAGGGCTTGCACGCACCGCCCTTTCCCAGCATACCACCGCCGTCATGGTCTCCCGCAGCAGCCCTTTCTGGGAGCGGACGCATATTACACCGGCAGAGCTGGACAGGCAGACCCTGCTGGTGCCCGGCTTTGCCCCGGATGCCCTAGCACCGCTGTGGCAGGCGCTGCAGGAAAGCGGCGCACACCCACAGCTGGAGCTGGTCGAGCAATTTTATCAGGTACTCTACCGCACGCAGGAGCAGAATTGTGTATCTCTGAACCGTTTTGAGGAAGCCCCCCACTACCAGATGGCCAATGTCCGGGATGTGGTATTGGACGGTCTGCCGCCTATTTGTGCCGGGTTCCTCCGCCCCCAAAAGCGGCATAACGCCTGTGCGGAGCTATTGTGCCGCTTTTTGCAGGAGCGGTTGAAGTTCTGA